The Vitis vinifera cultivar Pinot Noir 40024 chromosome 12, ASM3070453v1 genome has a segment encoding these proteins:
- the LOC100267662 gene encoding putative receptor-like protein kinase At3g47110, translating into MHLFSPYVLVFVLVHCWVAYFTPKVFSINLVDEFALMALKAHITYDSQGILVTNWSTKSSYCTWYGISCNAPQQRVSAINLSNMGLEGTIAPQVGNLSFLISLDLSNNYFHAFLPKEIGKCKELQQLNLFNNNLVGSIPEAICNLSKLEELYLGNNKLAGEIPKKMSDLLNLKILSFPMNNLTGSIPATIFNISSLLNISLSYNSLSGNLPMVMCNTNPKLKELNLSSNHLSGEIPTSLSQCIKLQVISLSYNEFTGSIPKGIGNLVELQRLSFRNNNLIGEIPQSLFNISSLRFLNLAANQLEGEIPSNLSHCRELRVLSLSLNQFTGGIPQAIGSLSNLEELYLGYNNLGGGIPSEIGNLHNLNILNFESARLSGPIPAQIFNISSLQVIAFSNNSLSGSLPIDICKHLPNLQRLHLSWNQLSGQLPTTLSLCGELLSLSLYYNKYAGSIIREIGNLSKLEQIYLGRNNFTSTIPPSFGNLTAIQELGLEENNFQGNIPKELGKLINLQILHLGQNNLTGIVPEAIINISKLQVLSLSLNHLSGSLPSSIGTWLPNLEGLYIGANEFSGKIPMSISNMSKLLFMDISNNYFIGNLPKDLGNMRRLQILNLSYNQLTNEQSDSELAFFTSLTNCISLRKLRIGGNPLKGIIPNSLGNLSISIERIGARSCQLRGTIPTGVSNLTNLIGLGLDDNDLTGLIPTSFGRLQKLQALGISQNRIRGSIPSDLCHLTNLGFLDLSSNKLSGTIPSCFGNLTSLRRINLHSNGLASEIPSSLWILRYLLFLNLSSNFLNGELPLEVGNMKSLEELDLSKNQFSGNIPSTISLLQNLLQLYLSHNKLQGHIPPNFDDLVSLEYLDLSGNNLSGFIPKSLEALKYLKYLNVSFNKLQGEIPNGGPFANFTAESFISNLALCGAPRFQVMACEKDTRRNTKSLLLKCIVPLSVSLSTIILVVLFVLWKRRQTKSETPVQVDLLLPRMHRMILHQELLYATSYFGEDNLIGKGSLGTVYKGVLSDGLIVAVKVFNLELQGAFKSFEVECEVMQNIRHRNLAKIISSCSNLDFKALVLEYMPNGSLEKWLYSHNYYLDFVQRLKIMIDVASGLEYLHHDYSSPVVHCDLKPNNVLLDDDMVAHISDFGIAKLLMGSEFMKRTKTLGTIGYMAPEYGSEGIVSTKCDIYSFGIMLMETFVRKKPTDEMFMEELTLKSWVESSTNNIMEVIDANLLTEEDESFALKQACFSSIMTLALNCTAEPPEKRINMKDVVVRLKKLLNQIVDLRAP; encoded by the exons ATGCATCTCTTTTCACCTTATGTTTTAGTGTTTGTTTTAGTGCATTGTTGGGTGGCTTACTTCACTCCCAAAGTATTCTCCATCAATTTAGTTGATGAATTTGCTCTTATGGCCTTGAAAGCCCATATCACATATGATTCCCAAGGCATTTTGGTAACAAATTGGTCAACCAAAAGCTCCTACTGCACTTGGTATGGTATTTCTTGCAATGCTCCTCAGCAAAGAGTTTCTGCAATCAACCTCTCTAACATGGGTCTTGAAGGAACTATTGCGCCACAAGTCGGCAACCTCTCATTTCTTATTTCTCTTGATCTTAGCAATAACTACTTCCATGCCTTTCTTCCTAAGGAAATTG gtAAGTGCAAGGAGCTTCAACAGTTGAATTTATTCAACAATAATCTGGTTGGAAGCATTCCAGAAGCCATTTGTAATTTATCAAAACTTGAAGAGCTGTATCTTGGCAACAATAAGTTGGCTGGTGAAATTCCAAAGAAGATGAGTGATCTTCTTAATCTGAAGATATTGTCATTCCCAATGAACAACTTAACAGGTTCCATACCAGCCACTATTTTCAACATATCTTCTTTGCTCAATATTAGTCTCTCCTATAATAGTCTCTCTGGGAATCTTCCCATGGTTATGTGCAATACCAATCCAAAGCTCAAGGAGCTTAATCTTTCATCAAATCACCTGAGTGGAGAGATCCCCACCAGTTTAAGCCAATGTATAAAGCTTCAAGTAATTTCCTTATCATATAATGAATTCACGGGAAGCATACCAAAAGGAATTGGTAACTTGGTGGAGCTTCAGAGATTGTCTTTCAGGAATAATAACTTGATAG GAGAAATACCTCAATCACTGTTCAACATATCTTCATTGAGGTTTTTGAATCTGGCAGCCAATCAACTCGAAGGTGAAATCCCCTCCAACTTGTCGCATTGTCGAGAGCTCCGAGTACTATCATTATCATTAAATCAGTTTACTGGAGGCATTCCACAAGCCATAGGGAGTTTATCGAATCTTGAAGAATTATATCTTGGTTATAACAATTTGGGAGGTGGAATTCCTAGCGAGATTGGGAATcttcataatttaaatattttgaacttCGAGTCTGCTAGACTAAGTGGTCCTATTCCTGCCCAAATTTTCAACATCTCTTCGTTGCAAGTTATTGCTTTTAGTAATAATAGCCTTTCTGGGAGTCTTCCAATAGATATCTGCAAACATCTTCCTAATCTCCAAAGGCTCCACCTTTCTTGGAATCAGCTCAGTGGCCAACTTCCTACAACCCTGTCCTTATGTGGAGAGCTTCTGTCACTGTCACTATATTACAACAAATACGCAGGAAGCATAATAAGAGAAATTGGCAACTTATCCAAGCTTGAACAGATTTATCTTGGGAGGAATAACTTCACAAGTACCATTCCACCTTCATTTGGTAATTTAACTGCCATACAGGAGCTTGGATTGgaggaaaacaattttcaaggtAATATCCCCAAGGAGTTGGGGAAACTCATCAACTTACAAATATTGCATCTTGGCCAAAACAATCTAACGGGGATTGTACCAGAAGCTATTATCAACATCTCTAAGCTGCAGGTCCTTTCGCTATCACTAAATCACCTCTCAGGCAGTCTCCCATCAAGTATTGGCACTTGGCTTCCAAATCTTGAAGGACTTTATATAGGAGCCAATGAATTCAGTGGAAAAATTCCGATGTCCATTTCCAATATGTCGAAACTTCTCTTCATGGACATAAGCAACAACTACTTCATTGGGAATTTGCCAAAAGACCTAGGTAACATGAGACGACTCCAGATCCTCAACCTTTCATACAACCAGTTGACTAATGAACAATCAGACTCTGAGCTTGCCTTTTTTACATCATTGACGAATTGCATTTCTTTGAGAAAATTGCGGATCGGTGGTAATCCTTTAAAAGGCATTATTCCAAATTCATTGGGGAATCTCTCCATTTCTATTGAAAGGATTGGAGCGAGAAGCTGCCAACTCAGAGGCACCATCCCTACAGGGGTTAGTAATCTAACCAACTTGATTGGTTTAGGACTTGATGATAATGACTTGACAGGGTTGATTCCAACATCATTTGGACGCCTACAGAAGCTCCAGGCGTTGGGTATTTCTCAAAATCGAATACGCGGATCCATTCCTAGTGATCTATGCCATTTGACAAACTTGGGATTCTTGGATTTGAGTTCGAATAAACTTTCCGGAACAATCCCTAGCTGCTTTGGGAATCTTACTTCACTACGAAGAATCAATCTTCACTCCAATGGACTAGCTTCTGAGATACCTTCATCTCTGTGGATCCTTAGATATCTCTTGTTTCTTAACTTGTCTTCAAACTTCCTCAACGGCGAACTACCCTTAGAAGTTGGAAACATGAAGTCCTTAGAGGAATTGGACCTATCAAAGAACCAATTTTCAGGAAACATCCCCAGCACTATATCACTTCTTCAAAACCTGCTCCAACTTTACCTATCCCATAACAAGCTACAAGGTCATATTCCCCCCAATTTTGATGATTTGGTGAGCTTGGAATACTTGGATCTGTCAGGGAACAATTTATCTGGTTTTATTCCCAAGTCATTAGAGGCTCTGAAATATCTCAAATACCTGAATGTTTCTTTCAATAAACTACAAGGAGAGATTCCAAACGGAGGACCCTTTGCAAACTTCACTGCTGAATCTTTCATCTCCAACCTAGCACTTTGTGGAGCACCTCGGTTTCAAGTCATGGCATGTGAGAAAGATACTAGAAGGAACACAAAATCACTCCTCTTGAAATGTATTGTGCCACTAAGTGTATCATTATCAACAATAATACTAGTGGTTCTCTTTGTTTTATGGAAGCGAAGACAGACTAAGTCAGAAACTCCGGTTCAAGTTGACTTGTTGCTTCCCAGAATGCATAGAATGATTCTACACCAAGAACTCCTTTATGCAACCAGCTACTTCGGAGAAGACAATTTGATTGGGAAAGGAAGCTTAGGCACGGTATATAAAGGGGTATTATCCGATGGGTTGATTGTTGCTGTGAAGGTTTTCAATTTGGAATTGCAGGGAGCTTTCAAGAGTTTTGAGGTAGAATGTGAAGTAATGCAGAATATTCGCCATCGAAATCTTGCCAAGATAATTAGTAGTTGCTCCAATTTGGACTTCAAAGCCTTGGTGCTTGAGTATATGCCTAATGGGAGCTTAGAGAAGTGGTTGTACTCTCACAACTACTACTTGGATTTTGTCCAACgattaaaaattatgatagaTGTGGCATCAGGGTTAGAGTATCTCCATCATGATTATTCAAGTCCTGTGGTTCACTGTGACTTGAAGCCCAACAATGTCTTATTAGATGATGACATGGTTGCACACATAAGTGATTTCGGCATTGCAAAACTGTTGATGGGAAGCGAGTTTATGAAGCGAACCAAAACCTTGGGCACCATAGGCTATATGGCACCAG AGTATGGCTCAGAGGGAATAGTATCTACAAAATGTGATATATATAGTTTTGGGATCATGCTCATGGAAACTTTTGTGAGGAAGAAGCCTACAGATGAAATGTTTATGGAGGAACTAACCTTGAAGAGTTGGGTGGAGTCATCAACCAACAACATAATGGAGGTTATAGATGCCAATCTCCTGACAGAAGAAGATGAAAGTTTTGCCTTAAAACAAGCTTGTTTTTCTTCCATCATGACATTAGCTCTGAATTGTACAGCTGAGCCTCCTGAGAAAAGGATTAACATGAAAGATGTGGTGGTTAGACTCAAGAAGCTCCTGAATCAAATTGTTGATTTAAGGGCTCCATAA
- the LOC100262504 gene encoding probable LRR receptor-like serine/threonine-protein kinase At3g47570 isoform X1, which yields MDICKHLPNLQWLLLSLNQLSGQLPTTLSLCGELLTLTLAYNNFTGSIPREIGNLSKLEQIYFRRSSFTGTIPPSFGNLTALQHLDLGENNIQGNIPKELGNLVNLQFLSLNVNNLTGIVPEAIFNISKLQVLSLAGNHLSGSLPSSIGSWLPNLEQLLIGGNEFSGIIPMSISNMSNLISLDISDNFFIGNVPKDLGNLRQLQLLGLSHNQLTNEHSASELAFLTSLTNCIFLRTLSISDNPLKGMIPNSLGNLSISLEIIYASDCQLRGTIPTGISNLTNLIGLRLDDNDLTGLIPTPFGRLQKLQMLSISQNRIHGSIPSGLCHLTNLAFLDLSSNKLSGTIPSCSGNLTGLRNVYLHSNGLASEIPSSLCNLRGLLVLNLSSNFLNSQLPLQVGNMKSLVALDLSKNQFSGNIPSTISLLQNLLQLYLSHNKLQGHIPPNFGDLVSLESLDLSGNNLSGTIPKSLEHLKYLEYLNVSFNKLQGEIPNGGPFANFTAESFISNLALCGAPRFQVMACEKDSRKNTKSLLLKCIVPLSVSLSTIILVVLFVQWKRRQTKSETPIQVDLSLPRMHRMIPHQELLYATNYFGEDNLIGKGSLGMVYKGVLSDGLIVAVKVFNLELQGAFKSFEVECEVMRNIRHRNLAKIISSCSNLDFKALVLEYMPNGSLEKWLYSHNYYLDFVQRLKIMIDVASGLEYLHHYYSNPVVHCDLKPSNVLLDDDMVAHISDFGIAKLLMGSEFMKRTKTLGTVGYMAPEYGSEGIVSTKGDIYSYGILLMETFVRKKPTDEMFVEELTLKSWVESSTNNIMEVIDANLLTEEDESFALKRACFSSIMTLALDCTVEPPEKRINTKDVVVRLKKLLNQIDVLRTP from the exons ATGGATATCTGCAAACATCTTCCTAATCTCCAATGGCTCCTTCTTTCTTTGAATCAGCTCAGTGGTCAACTTCCTACAACTCTGTCCTTATGTGGAGAGCTTCTGACACTGACACTTGCCTATAACAACTTCACTGGAAGCATACCAAGAGAAATTGGCAACTTATCCAAGCTTGAACAGATTTATTTTCGGAGGAGTAGCTTCACAGGTACTATTCCACCGTCATTTGGTAATTTAACCGCCTTACAACATCTTGATTTGGGGGAAAACAATATTCAAGGTAATATCCCGAAGGAGTTGGGGAATTTGGTAAACTTACAATTCTTGAGTCTTAACGTGAACAATCTAACGGGGATAGTACCAGAAGCTATTTTTAACATCTCTAAGCTGCAAGTCCTTTCGTTGGCAGGAAATCACCTTTCAGGCAGTCTCCCATCAAGTATTGGCAGTTGGCTCCCAAATCTTGAACAACTTTTAATAGGAGGCAATGAATTCAGTGGAATAATTCCAATGTCTATTTCAAATATGTCCAACCTTATCAGCCTAGACATATCCGACAACTTCTTCATTGGTAATGTGCCAAAAGATCTAGGTAACTTGAGACAACTCCAGTTGCTCGGCCTTTCACATAACCAGTTGACTAATGAACACTCAGCCTCTGAGCTTGCCTTTCTTACATCATTGACGAATTGCATTTTTTTGAGAACATTGTCGATCAGTGATAATCCCTTAAAAGGCATGATTCCAAATTCATTGGGGAATCTCTCCATTTCTCTCGAAATTATTTACGCAAGTGACTGCCAACTCAGAGGCACCATTCCTACAGGGATTAGTAATCTAACCAACTTGATTGGTTTGAGACTTGATGATAATGACTTGACAGGGTTGATTCCAACACCATTTGGACGCCTACAGAAGCTCCAGATGTTGTCTATTTCTCAAAATCGAATACATGGATCCATTCCTAGTGGTCTATGCCATTTGACAAACTTAGCATTCTTGGATTTGAGTTCAAATAAACTTTCCGGAACAATCCCAAGCTGCTCTGGGAATCTTACTGGACTGCGTAACGTCTATCTTCACTCCAATGGACTAGCTTCTGAGATACCTTCATCCCTGTGCAACCTTAGAGGTCTCTTGGTTCTTAACTTGTCTTCAAACTTCCTCAACAGCCAACTACCCCTACAAGTTGGAAACATGAAGTCCTTAGTGGCATTGGACCTGTCAAAGAACCAATTTTCAGGAAACATCCCAAGCACCATATCACTTCTTCAAAACCTGCTCCAACTTTACCTATCCCATAACAAGCTACAAGGTCACATCCCCCCCAATTTTGGTGATTTGGTGAGCTTGGAATCCTTGGATCTGTCTGGGAACAATTTATCTGGTACTATTCCCAAGTCATTAGAGCATCTGAAATATCTTGAATACCTAAATGTTTCCTTCAATAAACTACAAGGAGAGATTCCAAATGGAGGACCCTTTGCAAACTTCACTGCTGAATCTTTCATCTCCAACCTAGCACTTTGTGGAGCACCTCGGTTTCAAGTCATGGCATGTGAGAAAGATTCCAGAAAGAACACAAAATCACTCCTCTTGAAATGTATTGTGCCACTGAGTGTATCATTATCAACAATAATACTAGTGGTTCTCTTTGTTCAATGGAAGCGAAGACAGACTAAGTCAGAAACTCCAATTCAAGTTGATTTGTCGCTTCCCAGAATGCATAGAATGATTCCACACCAAGAACTCCTTTATGCAACCAACTACTTCGGTGAAGACAATTTGATTGGGAAAGGAAGCTTAGGCATGGTATATAAAGGGGTATTATCTGATGGGTTGATTGTTGCTGTGAAGGTTTTCAATTTGGAATTGCAGGGAGCTTTCAAGAGTTTTGAGGTAGAATGTGAAGTAATGCGGAATATTCGCCATCGAAATCTTGCCAAGATAATTAGTAGTTGCTCCAATTTGGACTTCAAAGCCTTGGTGCTTGAGTATATGCCTAATGGGAGCTTAGAGAAGTGGTTGTACTCCCACAACTACTACTTGGATTTTGTCCAACGATTGAAAATTATGATAGATGTGGCATCAGGGTTAGAGTATCTCCATCATTATTATTCAAATCCTGTGGTTCACTGTGACTTGAAGCCTAGCAATGTCTTGTTAGATGATGACATGGTTGCACACATAAGTGATTTCGGCATTGCAAAACTGTTGATGGGAAGTGAGTTTATGAAGCGAACCAAAACCTTGGGCACCGTAGGCTATATGGCACCAG AGTATGGCTCAGAGGGAATAGTATCCACAAAAGGTGATATATATAGTTATGGGATCCTGTTGATGGAAACTTTTGTGAGGAAGAAGCCTACAGATGAAATGTTCGTGGAGGAACTAACCTTGAAGAGTTGGGTGGAGTCATCAACCAACAACATAATGGAGGTTATAGATGCCAATCTCCTGACAGAAGAGGATGAAAGTTTTGCCTTAAAACGAGCTTGTTTTTCTTCTATCATGACATTAGCTCTGGATTGTACGGTTGAGCCTCCTGAGAAGAGGATTAACACGAAAGATGTGGTGGTTAGACTCAAAAAGCTTCTGAATCAAATTGATGTTTTAAGAACTCCATAA
- the LOC100262504 gene encoding receptor kinase-like protein Xa21 isoform X2 codes for MDICKHLPNLQWLLLSLNQLSGQLPTTLSLCGELLTLTLAYNNFTGSIPREIGNLSKLEQIYFRRSSFTGNHLSGSLPSSIGSWLPNLEQLLIGGNEFSGIIPMSISNMSNLISLDISDNFFIGNVPKDLGNLRQLQLLGLSHNQLTNEHSASELAFLTSLTNCIFLRTLSISDNPLKGMIPNSLGNLSISLEIIYASDCQLRGTIPTGISNLTNLIGLRLDDNDLTGLIPTPFGRLQKLQMLSISQNRIHGSIPSGLCHLTNLAFLDLSSNKLSGTIPSCSGNLTGLRNVYLHSNGLASEIPSSLCNLRGLLVLNLSSNFLNSQLPLQVGNMKSLVALDLSKNQFSGNIPSTISLLQNLLQLYLSHNKLQGHIPPNFGDLVSLESLDLSGNNLSGTIPKSLEHLKYLEYLNVSFNKLQGEIPNGGPFANFTAESFISNLALCGAPRFQVMACEKDSRKNTKSLLLKCIVPLSVSLSTIILVVLFVQWKRRQTKSETPIQVDLSLPRMHRMIPHQELLYATNYFGEDNLIGKGSLGMVYKGVLSDGLIVAVKVFNLELQGAFKSFEVECEVMRNIRHRNLAKIISSCSNLDFKALVLEYMPNGSLEKWLYSHNYYLDFVQRLKIMIDVASGLEYLHHYYSNPVVHCDLKPSNVLLDDDMVAHISDFGIAKLLMGSEFMKRTKTLGTVGYMAPEYGSEGIVSTKGDIYSYGILLMETFVRKKPTDEMFVEELTLKSWVESSTNNIMEVIDANLLTEEDESFALKRACFSSIMTLALDCTVEPPEKRINTKDVVVRLKKLLNQIDVLRTP; via the exons ATGGATATCTGCAAACATCTTCCTAATCTCCAATGGCTCCTTCTTTCTTTGAATCAGCTCAGTGGTCAACTTCCTACAACTCTGTCCTTATGTGGAGAGCTTCTGACACTGACACTTGCCTATAACAACTTCACTGGAAGCATACCAAGAGAAATTGGCAACTTATCCAAGCTTGAACAGATTTATTTTCGGAGGAGTAGCTTCACAG GAAATCACCTTTCAGGCAGTCTCCCATCAAGTATTGGCAGTTGGCTCCCAAATCTTGAACAACTTTTAATAGGAGGCAATGAATTCAGTGGAATAATTCCAATGTCTATTTCAAATATGTCCAACCTTATCAGCCTAGACATATCCGACAACTTCTTCATTGGTAATGTGCCAAAAGATCTAGGTAACTTGAGACAACTCCAGTTGCTCGGCCTTTCACATAACCAGTTGACTAATGAACACTCAGCCTCTGAGCTTGCCTTTCTTACATCATTGACGAATTGCATTTTTTTGAGAACATTGTCGATCAGTGATAATCCCTTAAAAGGCATGATTCCAAATTCATTGGGGAATCTCTCCATTTCTCTCGAAATTATTTACGCAAGTGACTGCCAACTCAGAGGCACCATTCCTACAGGGATTAGTAATCTAACCAACTTGATTGGTTTGAGACTTGATGATAATGACTTGACAGGGTTGATTCCAACACCATTTGGACGCCTACAGAAGCTCCAGATGTTGTCTATTTCTCAAAATCGAATACATGGATCCATTCCTAGTGGTCTATGCCATTTGACAAACTTAGCATTCTTGGATTTGAGTTCAAATAAACTTTCCGGAACAATCCCAAGCTGCTCTGGGAATCTTACTGGACTGCGTAACGTCTATCTTCACTCCAATGGACTAGCTTCTGAGATACCTTCATCCCTGTGCAACCTTAGAGGTCTCTTGGTTCTTAACTTGTCTTCAAACTTCCTCAACAGCCAACTACCCCTACAAGTTGGAAACATGAAGTCCTTAGTGGCATTGGACCTGTCAAAGAACCAATTTTCAGGAAACATCCCAAGCACCATATCACTTCTTCAAAACCTGCTCCAACTTTACCTATCCCATAACAAGCTACAAGGTCACATCCCCCCCAATTTTGGTGATTTGGTGAGCTTGGAATCCTTGGATCTGTCTGGGAACAATTTATCTGGTACTATTCCCAAGTCATTAGAGCATCTGAAATATCTTGAATACCTAAATGTTTCCTTCAATAAACTACAAGGAGAGATTCCAAATGGAGGACCCTTTGCAAACTTCACTGCTGAATCTTTCATCTCCAACCTAGCACTTTGTGGAGCACCTCGGTTTCAAGTCATGGCATGTGAGAAAGATTCCAGAAAGAACACAAAATCACTCCTCTTGAAATGTATTGTGCCACTGAGTGTATCATTATCAACAATAATACTAGTGGTTCTCTTTGTTCAATGGAAGCGAAGACAGACTAAGTCAGAAACTCCAATTCAAGTTGATTTGTCGCTTCCCAGAATGCATAGAATGATTCCACACCAAGAACTCCTTTATGCAACCAACTACTTCGGTGAAGACAATTTGATTGGGAAAGGAAGCTTAGGCATGGTATATAAAGGGGTATTATCTGATGGGTTGATTGTTGCTGTGAAGGTTTTCAATTTGGAATTGCAGGGAGCTTTCAAGAGTTTTGAGGTAGAATGTGAAGTAATGCGGAATATTCGCCATCGAAATCTTGCCAAGATAATTAGTAGTTGCTCCAATTTGGACTTCAAAGCCTTGGTGCTTGAGTATATGCCTAATGGGAGCTTAGAGAAGTGGTTGTACTCCCACAACTACTACTTGGATTTTGTCCAACGATTGAAAATTATGATAGATGTGGCATCAGGGTTAGAGTATCTCCATCATTATTATTCAAATCCTGTGGTTCACTGTGACTTGAAGCCTAGCAATGTCTTGTTAGATGATGACATGGTTGCACACATAAGTGATTTCGGCATTGCAAAACTGTTGATGGGAAGTGAGTTTATGAAGCGAACCAAAACCTTGGGCACCGTAGGCTATATGGCACCAG AGTATGGCTCAGAGGGAATAGTATCCACAAAAGGTGATATATATAGTTATGGGATCCTGTTGATGGAAACTTTTGTGAGGAAGAAGCCTACAGATGAAATGTTCGTGGAGGAACTAACCTTGAAGAGTTGGGTGGAGTCATCAACCAACAACATAATGGAGGTTATAGATGCCAATCTCCTGACAGAAGAGGATGAAAGTTTTGCCTTAAAACGAGCTTGTTTTTCTTCTATCATGACATTAGCTCTGGATTGTACGGTTGAGCCTCCTGAGAAGAGGATTAACACGAAAGATGTGGTGGTTAGACTCAAAAAGCTTCTGAATCAAATTGATGTTTTAAGAACTCCATAA